From Medicago truncatula cultivar Jemalong A17 chromosome 7, MtrunA17r5.0-ANR, whole genome shotgun sequence, a single genomic window includes:
- the LOC11434767 gene encoding uridine nucleosidase 1 — protein MNGLVNNGNGGVKAVLDKAEKLIIDTDPGIDDSMAILMAFHCPEVEVIGLTTVFGNAQTEDATRNALLLCEIAGRQNVPVAEGSTEPLKGGRPRVADFVHGKDGLGNLFLPDPKTNKIDKSASEFLVEKVSESPGEVTVLALGPLTNIALAIKRDSSFASKVKRIVVLGGAFFALGNVNPAAEANIYGDPEAADVVFTSGADVVVVGINITTQVQLTDADLLELKESKGKHASLLSDMCKFYRDWHVKSDGVYGIFLHDPVSFVAVVRPDLFTYKKGVVRVETQGLCVGHTLLDQGLKRWNSSNPWTGYSPISVAWTVNVEGVLSYIKELLMKP, from the exons ATGAACGGTTTAGTCAACAACGGTAACGGTGGCGTCAAAGCTGTTCTTGATAAGGCGGAGAAGCTTATTATTGATACTGACCCTGGGATCG ATGATAGTATGGCGATCTTGATGGCATTTCATTGTCCTGAAGTGGAGGTGATCGGTTTGACTACTGTTTTTGGGAATGCTCAAACTGAAGATGCTACACGTAATGCATTGCTTTTG TGTGAGATCGCAGGCCGTCAGAATGTTCCTGTTGCAGAGGGAAGCACCGAGCCATTGAAG GGTGGAAGGCCTCGAGTTGCTGATTTTGTTCATGGTAAAGATGGATTGGGAAACCTATTCCTACCTGACcctaaaactaataaaattgacaaaagtgCTAGTGAGTTTTTAGTGGAGAAGGTTTCTGAATCTCCTGGTGAAGTAACCGTGCTTGCACTTGGACCACTTACAAACATAGCTCTA GCAATCAAAAGAGATTCTTCTTTTGCAAGCAAGGTGAAGAGAATAGTTGTACTTGGCGGTGCATTTTTTGCCTTGGGGAACGTCAATCCAGCTGCAGAAGCAAAT ATATATGGAGACCCAGAAGCAGCAGATGTTGTGTTTACCTCTGGggcagatgttgttgttgttggaataAATATCACAACCCAAGTGCAACTTACAG ATGCCGATCTGCTTGAGCTGAAGGAATCAAAAGGAAAGCATGCATCTCTTTTGAGTGACATGTGCAAATTCTATAGGGATTGGCATGTAAAATCTGACGGTGTATATG GAATTTTCCTCCACGACCCTGTTAGTTTTGTGGCCGTTGTGCGTCCAGATCTTTTCACATACAAGAAGGGAGTAGTGAGGGTAGAGACACAAGGCCTCTGTGTTGGACATACTCTACTAGACCAAGGACTAAAAAG ATGGAATAGTAGCAACCCATGGACGGGTTATTCTCCTATTTCAGTTGCTTGGACTGTGAATGTCGAGGGAGTTCTTAGTTACATCAAGGAGCTGTTGATGAAACCCTGA
- the LOC11432964 gene encoding solute carrier family 35 member F2 isoform X1 gives MDWTTISTWWSRTATLQILGILLLGQLVSFLLALMSITSSLIAQFGVDAPLTQSLFTYGSLALVYGSILLYRHQKPLVSWYWYLLLGFADAQGCYLVIKAYQYTSVTSVTLLDCWTVPWAILLTWIFLGTRYSLWQLCGGTLCVLGLSLVLFSDTWDGGGGGGGGSKPVLGDVLVIVGTVFYAISNVVEEFCVKKKDRVETVTMLGVYGFLVTAIEVSVLELKTLKSIKWSSDIVLAFAGYGVSSFMFYSLAPFVLKLSGSTMFNLSLLTSDIWAVVFRVFIYHQKVDWLYFVSFLVVAIGLIIYSTTEKKLVPASATTEDENLNTEYQILNGENESSTFAQNDSLASRGKPHWKLDGEASLG, from the exons ATGGATTGGACTACCATTAGTACTTGGTGGAGCAGAACTGCAACTTTACAAATCCTTGGCATACTACTTCTTGGTCAACTAGTTTCTTTCTTACTTGCTCTCATGAGCATTACTTCTTCTCTCATAGCCCAATTTG gtgtTGATGCACCTTTAACTCAGAGCCTGTTTACATATGGATCTTTAGCTTTGGTTTATGGAAGCATATTGCTTTATAGGCATCAAAAACCTCTG GTTTCTTGGTATTGGTATTTGTTACTAGGCTTTGCTGATGCTCAGGGTTGTTATTTGG TTATCAAAGCATATCAGTATACTTCAGTTACTAGTGTAACATTACTGGACTGTTGGACAGTACCTTGGGCAATTCTACTCACATGGATCTTCCTTGGTACAAGATATTCCCTATGGCAGTTATGTGGAGGAACACTCTGTGTACTTGGCCTCTCTTTAGTCCTATTTTCTGACACTTgggatggtggtggtggtggtggag GTGGATCAAAACCTGTCTTGGGTGATGTACTTGTTATTGTAGGGACAGTTTTCTATGCAATAAGCAATGTTGTTGAG GAATTTTGTGTTAAGAAAAAAGATCGTGTTGAAACAGTTACCATGCTTGGTGTTTATGGATTCCTAGTTACTGCTATTGAAGT ATCTGTTCTAGAATTGAAGACTCTGAAATCAATCAAATGGTCTTCAGATATT GTACTTGCTTTTGCTGGCTATGGTGTGTCAAGCTTCATGTTTTACTCACTTGCTCCTTTTGTTCTAAAG TTGAGCGGATCAACAATGTTTAATCTTTCTCTTCTAACATCTGATATCTGGGCAGTGGTTTTTAGAGTTTTCATTTATCACCAGAAG GTGGATTGGTTGTACTTTGTTTCCTTTTTAGTTGTGGCCATTGGTCTCATCATTTATTCTACAAC AGAGAAGAAATTAGTTCCTGCATCAGCTACTACTGAGGATGAGAATCTGAACACAGAATACCAAATACTTAATGGTGAAAATGAAAGCTCAACATTTGCTCAAAATGATTCTTTAGCTTCAAGAGGGAAACCTCATTGGAAATTGGATGGAGAGGCTTCGTTGGGCTAG
- the LOC11432964 gene encoding solute carrier family 35 member F2 isoform X4, which translates to MDWTTISTWWSRTATLQILGILLLGQLVSFLLALMSITSSLIAQFGVDAPLTQSLFTYGSLALVYGSILLYRHQKPLVSWYWYLLLGFADAQGCYLVIKAYQYTSVTSVTLLDCWTVPWAILLTWIFLGTRYSLWQLCGGTLCVLGLSLVLFSDTWDGGGGGGGGSKPVLGDVLVIVGTVFYAISNVVEEFCVKKKDRVETVTMLGVYGFLVTAIEVFMFYSLAPFVLKVDWLYFVSFLVVAIGLIIYSTTEKKLVPASATTEDENLNTEYQILNGENESSTFAQNDSLASRGKPHWKLDGEASLG; encoded by the exons ATGGATTGGACTACCATTAGTACTTGGTGGAGCAGAACTGCAACTTTACAAATCCTTGGCATACTACTTCTTGGTCAACTAGTTTCTTTCTTACTTGCTCTCATGAGCATTACTTCTTCTCTCATAGCCCAATTTG gtgtTGATGCACCTTTAACTCAGAGCCTGTTTACATATGGATCTTTAGCTTTGGTTTATGGAAGCATATTGCTTTATAGGCATCAAAAACCTCTG GTTTCTTGGTATTGGTATTTGTTACTAGGCTTTGCTGATGCTCAGGGTTGTTATTTGG TTATCAAAGCATATCAGTATACTTCAGTTACTAGTGTAACATTACTGGACTGTTGGACAGTACCTTGGGCAATTCTACTCACATGGATCTTCCTTGGTACAAGATATTCCCTATGGCAGTTATGTGGAGGAACACTCTGTGTACTTGGCCTCTCTTTAGTCCTATTTTCTGACACTTgggatggtggtggtggtggtggag GTGGATCAAAACCTGTCTTGGGTGATGTACTTGTTATTGTAGGGACAGTTTTCTATGCAATAAGCAATGTTGTTGAG GAATTTTGTGTTAAGAAAAAAGATCGTGTTGAAACAGTTACCATGCTTGGTGTTTATGGATTCCTAGTTACTGCTATTGAAGT CTTCATGTTTTACTCACTTGCTCCTTTTGTTCTAAAG GTGGATTGGTTGTACTTTGTTTCCTTTTTAGTTGTGGCCATTGGTCTCATCATTTATTCTACAAC AGAGAAGAAATTAGTTCCTGCATCAGCTACTACTGAGGATGAGAATCTGAACACAGAATACCAAATACTTAATGGTGAAAATGAAAGCTCAACATTTGCTCAAAATGATTCTTTAGCTTCAAGAGGGAAACCTCATTGGAAATTGGATGGAGAGGCTTCGTTGGGCTAG
- the LOC11427177 gene encoding protein IN CHLOROPLAST ATPASE BIOGENESIS, chloroplastic gives MKMSGGVLCGGSSRCNAVPLFLNHRAASLRISSSSSIPEHVSFVKDVAVTQPPQHLSQLLTILKTRGETIISPGAKQGLIPLAIPLSKNSSGSVIALLRWPTAPPQLEMPVVEVKKHGVWLLAKTVDQYIHRILVEEDAKDSQERNEELFHASADVGEKLYRKGDFAESGISNLDSYLLKKVGIFPDVLERKVKRHFDEGDQVSALVTGEFYTKKEHFPGFARPFVFNAEVMLRVGRKVEAKDAARGALKSPWWTLGCMYRDVADIAQWDDEQIEYIKEKVTEEGRQEDLKKGKAPAQVVLDEAAFLLDLASIEGNWDGYLERIGKCYEEGGLDDIAKFILYKQ, from the exons ATGAAGATGAGCGGCGGAGTATTGTGTGGCGGAAGTTCACGTTGCAACGCCGTGCCTCTGTTTCTCAACCACCGTGCAGCTTCTCTTCgcatctcttcttcttcctccattccTG AGCATGTTTCTTTTGTAAAAGATGTAGCTGTAACTCAACCTCCTCAGCATCTCTCACAACTCTTGACTATCTTGAAAACTAGAG GGGAAACAATTATTTCTCCGGGTGCCAAGCAAGGATTAATCCCCCTTGCTATTCCCCTGTCAAAAAACAGCTCCG GTTCTGTAATTGCACTGCTGCGATGGCCCACAGCTCCACCCCA ATTGGAAATGCCGGTGGTGGAAGTGAAAAAACACGGAGTGTGGCTTTTAGCTAAGACT GTAGACCAATATATTCACAGGATATTGGTTGAAGAAGATGCGAAGGACAGTCAAGAGAGAAATGAAGAACTCTTTCATGCTTCAGCTGATGTTGGAGAAAAGCTTTATAGAAAGGGTGATTTTGCCGAGTCTGGGATTTCTAACTTAGACAGCTATCTTCTGAAAAAG GTTGGTATATTTCCTGATGTCTTAGAGCGCAAAGTGAAGCGGCATTTTGATGAAGGAGATCAG GTTTCAGCTTTAGTGACGGGGGAATTTTATACAAAGAAGGAGCATTTTCCAGGATTTGCACGACCTTTTGTGTTCAATGCTGAGGTTATGTTGAG ggTTGGGCGTAAAGTAGAAGCTAAAGATGCCGCCAGGGGAGCTTTAAAATCACCATGGTGGACTCTAGGCTGCATGTACagg GACGTTGCTGATATAGCTCAATGGGACGATGAGCAAATTGAGTATATTAAGGAGAAGGTGACTGAAGAGGGAAGGCAAGAAGATCTTAAAAAAGGGAAGGCGCCTGCACAG GTTGTATTGGATGAAGCAGCTTTCTTGTTAGATTTGGCTTCTATAGAGGGAAATTGGGACGGCTATTTGGAACGGATTGGCAAATGTTATGAGGAAGGAGGACTCGACGATATTGCAAAATTCATTCTTTACAAACAATAA
- the LOC11442011 gene encoding zinc finger A20 and AN1 domain-containing stress-associated protein 4, whose product MAEEHRCETPEGHRLCANNCGFFGSSATMNLCSKCYRDIHLKEQEQAKTKSTIETALSSASASTAVVVAASPVAEIESLPQPQPPALTVPSIVPEASDNSSGPVQSNRCGTCRKRTGLTGFKCRCGITFCGSHRYPEKHECGFDFKAVGREEIAKANPVIKADKLRRI is encoded by the coding sequence ATGGCGGAAGAGCACCGATGTGAAACTCCAGAAGGCCACAGACTCTGCGCAAACAACTGCGGCTTCTTCGGCAGTTCAGCTACGATGAATCTCTGTTCAAAATGTTACAGAGACATTCATTTGAAGGAGCAAGAACAAGCCAAAACTAAATCAACAATCGAAACGGCTCTCTCCTCAGCCTCCGCTTCCACCGCCGTGGTCGTTGCTGCTTCGCCGGTTGCGGAAATCGAATCTCTCCCTCAACCTCAACCACCGGCGTTGACCGTACCGTCGATCGTGCCAGAAGCATCGGACAATTCATCAGGACCGGTTCAATCGAACCGGTGCGGGACGTGTAGAAAGCGGACCGGGTTAACCGGGTTCAAGTGTAGATGTGGAATTACATTTTGTGGGTCCCACAGGTATCCGGAGAAACATGAGTGCGGTTTTGATTTCAAAGCGGTGGGGAGAGAGGAGATAGCGAAAGCGAATCCTGTGATCAAAGCTGATAAGCTCAGAAGAATTTGA
- the LOC11432964 gene encoding solute carrier family 35 member F2 isoform X2, translated as MDWTTISTWWSRTATLQILGILLLGQLVSFLLALMSITSSLIAQFGVDAPLTQSLFTYGSLALVYGSILLYRHQKPLVSWYWYLLLGFADAQGCYLVIKAYQYTSVTSVTLLDCWTVPWAILLTWIFLGTRYSLWQLCGGTLCVLGLSLVLFSDTWDGGGGGGGGSKPVLGDVLVIVGTVFYAISNVVEEFCVKKKDRVETVTMLGVYGFLVTAIEVFMFYSLAPFVLKLSGSTMFNLSLLTSDIWAVVFRVFIYHQKVDWLYFVSFLVVAIGLIIYSTTEKKLVPASATTEDENLNTEYQILNGENESSTFAQNDSLASRGKPHWKLDGEASLG; from the exons ATGGATTGGACTACCATTAGTACTTGGTGGAGCAGAACTGCAACTTTACAAATCCTTGGCATACTACTTCTTGGTCAACTAGTTTCTTTCTTACTTGCTCTCATGAGCATTACTTCTTCTCTCATAGCCCAATTTG gtgtTGATGCACCTTTAACTCAGAGCCTGTTTACATATGGATCTTTAGCTTTGGTTTATGGAAGCATATTGCTTTATAGGCATCAAAAACCTCTG GTTTCTTGGTATTGGTATTTGTTACTAGGCTTTGCTGATGCTCAGGGTTGTTATTTGG TTATCAAAGCATATCAGTATACTTCAGTTACTAGTGTAACATTACTGGACTGTTGGACAGTACCTTGGGCAATTCTACTCACATGGATCTTCCTTGGTACAAGATATTCCCTATGGCAGTTATGTGGAGGAACACTCTGTGTACTTGGCCTCTCTTTAGTCCTATTTTCTGACACTTgggatggtggtggtggtggtggag GTGGATCAAAACCTGTCTTGGGTGATGTACTTGTTATTGTAGGGACAGTTTTCTATGCAATAAGCAATGTTGTTGAG GAATTTTGTGTTAAGAAAAAAGATCGTGTTGAAACAGTTACCATGCTTGGTGTTTATGGATTCCTAGTTACTGCTATTGAAGT CTTCATGTTTTACTCACTTGCTCCTTTTGTTCTAAAG TTGAGCGGATCAACAATGTTTAATCTTTCTCTTCTAACATCTGATATCTGGGCAGTGGTTTTTAGAGTTTTCATTTATCACCAGAAG GTGGATTGGTTGTACTTTGTTTCCTTTTTAGTTGTGGCCATTGGTCTCATCATTTATTCTACAAC AGAGAAGAAATTAGTTCCTGCATCAGCTACTACTGAGGATGAGAATCTGAACACAGAATACCAAATACTTAATGGTGAAAATGAAAGCTCAACATTTGCTCAAAATGATTCTTTAGCTTCAAGAGGGAAACCTCATTGGAAATTGGATGGAGAGGCTTCGTTGGGCTAG
- the LOC11442012 gene encoding purple acid phosphatase 22, which produces MAKCTKSLVMFPILLQTICFLLFPQPLMSQENNFVRQPASQLIITPHQRSNSEPQQVHISLVGKDKMRVSWITEDKETETMVEYGTKAGEYSEKTMGEHTSYQYFFYNSGKIHNAVIGPLEPNTTYFYRCGGLGPEFSFKTPPSKFPIEFVIVGDLGQTEWTASTLKHVDKSDYDVFLIPGDLSYADSQQPLWDSFGRLVEPYASKRPWMVTEGNHEIEIFPIIYPKGFEAYNTRWPMPFQESGSNSNLYYSFEVAGVHIIMLGSYADFSVESQQYEWLQLDLTKIDRVKTPWVITMVHAPWYTTNEAHQGEGESMRQAMEELLFKARVDLVFAGHVHAYERFTRIYNNKADSCGPMYVTIGDGGNREGLALRFKNPPSPLSLFREPSFGHGRLRILNETHAHWSWHRNNDKDAIVADGIWIESLSNLKACSETPNQQVAHQEL; this is translated from the exons ATGGCAAAATGCACAAAGTCTCTAGTTATGTTCCCAATCCTCTTGCAAACTATATGCTTCCTTTTGTTCCCACAACCTCTAATGTCTCAAGAAAACAATTTTGTTCGTCAACCAGCTAGTCAGCTCATCATCACTCCCCATCAACGCTCCAATTCAGAACCTCAACAG GTGCATATTTCATTGGTGGGGAAAGATAAGATGAGAGTGTCATGGATAACGGAAGACAAGGAAACAGAAACTATGGTTGAGTATGGAACCAAAGCAGGGGAGTATAGTGAAAAAACAATGGGGGAGCATACATCGTACCAATATTTTTTCTACAATTCTGGAAAAATACACAATGCTGTGATTGGACCTTTGGAGCCAAACACAACTTACTTCTACAGGTGTGGAGGTTTGGGTCCTGAGTTTTCCTTCAAGACACCACCCTCTAAGTTTCCTATTGAATTTGTCATTGTTG GAGACTTGGGACAAACTGAATGGACTGCATCAACCCTAAAACATGTCGACAAAAGCGACTACGATGTATTCTTGATACCAGGAGATCTATCATATGCAGACTCACAACAACCATTATGGGATTCTTTTGGTCGTTTAGTAGAACCATATGCTAGTAAAAGACCATGGATGGTTACTGAAGGAAACCACGAAATTGAGATTTTTCCAATTATATACCCAAAAGGCTTTGAGGCTTACAATACCCGTTGGCCAATGCCATTTCAAGAGAGTGgttcaaactcaaatctctattACTCTTTTGAGGTTGCTGGGGTACATATTATTATGCTGGGTTCATATGCTGATTTTAGTGTTGAATCACAACAATATGAGTGGCTTCAATTAGACCTTACTAAGATTGATAGGGTGAAGACACCTTGGGTTATTACAATGGTTCATGCACCTTGGTATACTACTAATGAGGCACATCAAGGTGAAGGTGAATCCATGAGACAAGCTATGGAAGAGTTGCTTTTTAAGGCTCGTGTTGATTTGGTTTTTGCTGGACATGTTCATGCGTATGAACGATTT ACTCGAATTTACAATAACAAGGCTGATTCATGCGGTCCAATGTATGTGACAATTGGGGATGGAGGAAACCGCGAGGGACTTGCACTAAG GTTTAAGAATCCTCCAAGTCCACTCTCATTGTTTCGAGAGCCAAGCTTCGGTCATGGAAGGTTACGAATACTGAATGAAACTCATGCACATTGGTCATGGCATCGCAACAACGACAAGGATGCAATTGTAGCTGATGGAATCTGGATAGAGAGCTTAAGCAACTTGAAAGCATGTTCAGAGACGCCAAACCAACAAGTTGCTCATCAAGAGCTGTAA
- the LOC11432964 gene encoding solute carrier family 35 member F2 isoform X3, whose translation MDWTTISTWWSRTATLQILGILLLGQLVSFLLALMSITSSLIAQFGVDAPLTQSLFTYGSLALVYGSILLYRHQKPLVSWYWYLLLGFADAQGCYLVIKAYQYTSVTSVTLLDCWTVPWAILLTWIFLGTRYSLWQLCGGTLCVLGLSLVLFSDTWDGGGGGGGGSKPVLGDVLVIVGTVFYAISNVVEEFCVKKKDRVETVTMLGVYGFLVTAIEVSVLELKTLKSIKWSSDIVLAFAGYGVSSFMFYSLAPFVLKVDWLYFVSFLVVAIGLIIYSTTEKKLVPASATTEDENLNTEYQILNGENESSTFAQNDSLASRGKPHWKLDGEASLG comes from the exons ATGGATTGGACTACCATTAGTACTTGGTGGAGCAGAACTGCAACTTTACAAATCCTTGGCATACTACTTCTTGGTCAACTAGTTTCTTTCTTACTTGCTCTCATGAGCATTACTTCTTCTCTCATAGCCCAATTTG gtgtTGATGCACCTTTAACTCAGAGCCTGTTTACATATGGATCTTTAGCTTTGGTTTATGGAAGCATATTGCTTTATAGGCATCAAAAACCTCTG GTTTCTTGGTATTGGTATTTGTTACTAGGCTTTGCTGATGCTCAGGGTTGTTATTTGG TTATCAAAGCATATCAGTATACTTCAGTTACTAGTGTAACATTACTGGACTGTTGGACAGTACCTTGGGCAATTCTACTCACATGGATCTTCCTTGGTACAAGATATTCCCTATGGCAGTTATGTGGAGGAACACTCTGTGTACTTGGCCTCTCTTTAGTCCTATTTTCTGACACTTgggatggtggtggtggtggtggag GTGGATCAAAACCTGTCTTGGGTGATGTACTTGTTATTGTAGGGACAGTTTTCTATGCAATAAGCAATGTTGTTGAG GAATTTTGTGTTAAGAAAAAAGATCGTGTTGAAACAGTTACCATGCTTGGTGTTTATGGATTCCTAGTTACTGCTATTGAAGT ATCTGTTCTAGAATTGAAGACTCTGAAATCAATCAAATGGTCTTCAGATATT GTACTTGCTTTTGCTGGCTATGGTGTGTCAAGCTTCATGTTTTACTCACTTGCTCCTTTTGTTCTAAAG GTGGATTGGTTGTACTTTGTTTCCTTTTTAGTTGTGGCCATTGGTCTCATCATTTATTCTACAAC AGAGAAGAAATTAGTTCCTGCATCAGCTACTACTGAGGATGAGAATCTGAACACAGAATACCAAATACTTAATGGTGAAAATGAAAGCTCAACATTTGCTCAAAATGATTCTTTAGCTTCAAGAGGGAAACCTCATTGGAAATTGGATGGAGAGGCTTCGTTGGGCTAG
- the LOC11442010 gene encoding solute carrier family 35 member F2: MDWTTISTWWSRTATLQILGILLLGQLVSFLLALMSITSSLIAQFGVDAPLTQSLFTYGSLALVYGSILLYRHQKPLVSWYWYLLLGFADAQGCYLVIKAYQYTSVTSVTLLDCWTVPWAILLTWIFLGTRYSLWQLCGGTLCVLGLSLVLFSDTWDGGGGGGGGGSKPILGDVLVIVGTVFFAVSNVVEEFCVKKKDRVEAVTMLGVYGFLVTAIEVSVLELKTLKSIKWSGDIVLAFAGYGVSSFIYCSLAPFVLKFGGSAMFNLSLLTSDMWAVLFRVFIYHQKVDWLYFVSFLVVGIGLIIYSTTEKKLVPASATTEDENLNTEYQILNGESESTTLDQSDSLAS, translated from the exons ATGGATTGGACTACCATTAGTACTTGGTGGAGCAGAACTGCAACTTTACAAATCCTTGGCATACTACTTCTTGGTCAACTAGTTTCTTTCTTACTTGCTCTCATGAGCATTACTTCTTCTCTCATAGCCCAATTTG gtgtTGATGCACCTTTAACTCAGAGCCTGTTTACATATGGATCTTTAGCTTTGGTTTATGGAAGCATATTGCTTTATAGGCATCAAAAACCTCTG GTTTCTTGGTATTGGTATTTGTTACTAGGCTTTGCTGATGCTCAGGGTTGTTATTTGG TTATCAAAGCATATCAGTATACTTCAGTTACTAGTGTAACATTACTGGACTGTTGGACAGTACCTTGGGCAATTCTACTCACATGGATCTTCCTTGGTACAAGATATTCCCTATGGCAGTTATGTGGAGGAACACTCTGTGTACTTGGCCTCTCTTTAGTCCTATTTTCTGACACTTgggatggtggtggtggtggtggtggag GTGGATCAAAACCTATCTTGGGTGATGTACTTGTTATTGTAGGGACAGTTTTCTTTGCAGTAAGCAATGTTGTTGAG GAATTTTGTGTTAAGAAAAAAGATCGTGTTGAAGCAGTTACCATGCTTGGTGTTTATGGATTCCTAGTTACTGCTATTGAAGT ATCTGTTCTAGAATTGAAGACTCTGAAATCAATCAAATGGTCTGGAGATATT GTGCTTGCTTTTGCTGGCTATGGTGTGTCAAGCTTCATATATTGCTCACTTGCTCCTTTTGTTCTGAAG TTCGGCGGATCAGCAATGTTTAATCTTTCTCTTCTAACATCTGATATGTGGGCAGTGCTTTTTAGAGTTTTCATTTATCACCAGAAG GTGGATTGGTTGTACTTCGTTTCCTTTTTAGTTGTGGGCATTGGTCTCATCATTTATTCTACAAC AGAGAAGAAATTAGTTCCTGCATCAGCTACTACTGAGGATGAGAATCTGAACACAGAATACCAAATACTTAATGGTGAAAGTGAAAGCACAACATTGGATCAAAGTGATTCTTTAGCTTCATGA